A region of Arabidopsis thaliana chromosome 5, partial sequence DNA encodes the following proteins:
- the CIPK25 gene encoding CBL-interacting protein kinase 25 (CBL-interacting protein kinase 25 (CIPK25); FUNCTIONS IN: protein serine/threonine kinase activity, protein kinase activity, kinase activity, ATP binding; INVOLVED IN: defense response to fungus; EXPRESSED IN: 9 plant structures; EXPRESSED DURING: 4 anthesis, C globular stage, petal differentiation and expansion stage; CONTAINS InterPro DOMAIN/s: Protein kinase, ATP binding site (InterPro:IPR017441), Serine/threonine-protein kinase domain (InterPro:IPR002290), NAF/FISL domain (InterPro:IPR018451), Serine/threonine-protein kinase-like domain (InterPro:IPR017442), Protein kinase-like domain (InterPro:IPR011009), Serine/threonine-protein kinase, active site (InterPro:IPR008271), NAF domain (InterPro:IPR004041), CBL-interacting protein kinase (InterPro:IPR020660), Protein kinase, catalytic domain (InterPro:IPR000719), Calcium/calmodulin-dependent protein kinase-like (InterPro:IPR020636); BEST Arabidopsis thaliana protein match is: CBL-interacting protein kinase 5 (TAIR:AT5G10930.1); Has 30201 Blast hits to 17322 proteins in 780 species: Archae - 12; Bacteria - 1396; Metazoa - 17338; Fungi - 3422; Plants - 5037; Viruses - 0; Other Eukaryotes - 2996 (source: NCBI BLink).) has protein sequence MGSKLKLYPLLNHSSVFHPDSRYQSAPTMEEEQQQLRVLFAKYEMGRLLGKGTFGKVYYGKEITTGESVAIKIINKDQVKREGMMEQIKREISIMRLVRHPNIVELKEVMATKTKIFFIMEYVKGGELFSKIVKGKLKEDSARKYFQQLISAVDFCHSRGVSHRDLKPENLLVDENGDLKVSDFGLSALPEQILQDGLLHTQCGTPAYVAPEVLRKKGYDGAKGDIWSCGIILYVLLAGFLPFQDENLMKMYRKIFKSEFEYPPWFSPESKRLISKLLVVDPNKRISIPAIMRTPWFRKNINSPIEFKIDELEIQNVEDETPTTTATTATTTTTPVSPKFFNAFEFISSMSSGFDLSSLFESKRKLRSMFTSRWSASEIMGKLEGIGKEMNMKVKRTKDFKVKLFGKTEGRKGQIAVTAEVFEVAPEVAVVELCKSAGDTLEYNRLYEEHVRPALEEIVWSWHGDNHNNNIVKSNGNYVSDENSGSDC, from the coding sequence ATGGGATCCAAACTTAAACTTTACCCTCTCTTAAATCACTCATCCGTTTTTCACCCAGACAGTCGTTACCAATCGGCCCCTACAATGGAGGAagagcaacaacaacttcgTGTTCTCTTCGCGAAATACGAGATGGGAAGGTTACTAGGCAAAGGAACATTCGGAAAAGTTTATTACGGCAAAGAGATAACAACCGGAGAAAGCGTTgcaatcaaaatcatcaacaaagaTCAAGTCAAACGTGAAGGTATGATGGAACAAATCAAACGAGAGATCTCAATCATGAGACTTGTTCGTCATCCAAACATCGTTGAGTTAAAAGAAGTCATggctacaaaaacaaagatcttCTTTATCATGGAATACGTTAAAGGCGGTGAACTTTTCTCCAAGATCGTTAAAGGAAAGCTTAAAGAAGACTCTGCTCGTAAGTATTTCCAACAATTAATCTCAGCCGTTGATTTTTGTCATAGTAGAGGCGTTTCTCACCGAGATCTAAAACCGGAGAATCTCTTAGTTGACGAGAACGGAGATCTTAAGGTTTCAGATTTTGGTCTCTCTGCTTTACCGGAACAGATTTTACAAGACGGTTTGCTTCATACTCAGTGTGGAACTCCGGCGTATGTTGCACCGGAGGTTTTGAGGAAGAAAGGTTACGACGGAGCTAAAGGTGATATTTGGTCGTGTGGTATTATCTTGTACGTGCTTCTCGCTGGATTCTTACCGTTTCAAGATGAGAACCTAATGAAAATGTATCGGAAGATCTTCAAATCGGAGTTTGAGTATCCGCCGTGGTTTTCACCGGAGTCCAAGAGGTTgatttcaaagcttttagttGTTGATCCTAACAAACGGATCTCGATACCGGCGATTATGCGAACACCGTGGTTTCGTAAAAACATCAACTCTCCGATCGAGTTCAAGATCGATGAGCTCGAGATCCAAAACGTAGAAGACgaaacaccaacaacaacagcaacaacagcaacaacaacaacaacaccgGTCTCGCCGAAGTTCTTTAACGCGTTTGAATTCATCTCTTCTATGTCATCAGGATTTGATCTATCAAGTTTGTTCGAGAGTAAGAGGAAGCTGAGATCTATGTTTACGTCACGGTGGTCGGCGTCGGAGATAATGGGGAAGCTTGAAGGGATAGGGAAAGAGATGAATATGAAGGTGAAGAGGACTAAAGACTTTAAGGTGAAGTTGTTTGGGAAAACGGAAGGGAGGAAAGGACAGATCGCGGTGACTGCTGAGGTTTTCGAGGTTGCGCCGGAAGTCGCCGTCGTTGAGTTGTGTAAGTCGGCGGGAGATACTTTGGAGTATAATAGGTTGTATGAAGAACATGTCCGGCCAGCGTTGGAGGAGATAGTGTGGTCGTGGCACGGTgataatcataataataatattgttaaGAGTAATGGTAATTATGTTAGTGATGAAAATTCTGGTAGTGACTGCTAA
- the CYP71B11 gene encoding cytochrome p450, family 71, subfamily B, polypeptide 11 (''ytochrome p450, family 71, subfamily B, polypeptide 11'' (CYP71B11); FUNCTIONS IN: electron carrier activity, monooxygenase activity, iron ion binding, oxygen binding, heme binding; INVOLVED IN: oxidation reduction; LOCATED IN: plasma membrane; EXPRESSED IN: 7 plant structures; EXPRESSED DURING: 6 growth stages; CONTAINS InterPro DOMAIN/s: Cytochrome P450 (InterPro:IPR001128), Cytochrome P450, E-class, group I (InterPro:IPR002401), Cytochrome P450, conserved site (InterPro:IPR017972); BEST Arabidopsis thaliana protein match is: cytochrome P450, family 71, subfamily B, polypeptide 12 (TAIR:AT5G25130.1); Has 1807 Blast hits to 1807 proteins in 277 species: Archae - 0; Bacteria - 0; Metazoa - 736; Fungi - 347; Plants - 385; Viruses - 0; Other Eukaryotes - 339 (source: NCBI BLink).) — protein MSLWYIIVAFVFFSTIIIVRNTRKTKKNLPPGPPRLPIIGNLHQLGSKPHSSMFKLSEKYGPLMALRFGSVSTVVASTPETVKEVLKTFDAECCSRPYMTYPARLTYNLKDIGFCPYTKYWREVRKMTVVELYTAKRVQSFQHTRKEEVASLVDFITQAASLEKPVNLNTKLMKLSGSVICRVVFGINLKGSKLENLYEEVIQGTMEVVGSFAAADYFPIIGRIIDRITGLHSKCEKIFKAMDAFFDQSIKHHLEDESIKDDIIDLLLKMERGEIELGEFQLTRDNTKGILFNILNAGIDTSAQVMTWVMTYLISNPRVMKKAQAEVREVIKNKDDIIEEDIERLEYLKMVVKETFRVLPLVPLLIPREASKDVKIGGYDIPKKTWIHVNIWAIHRNPNVWKDPEAFIPERFMDNQIDYKGLNFEFLPFGSGRRMCPGIGMGMALVHLTLINLLYRFDWKLPEGMEVEDVDLEESYGLVCPKKVPLQLIPVLTQWS, from the exons ATGAGTTTGTGGTATATCATTGTTGCATTCGTCTTCTTTTCAACTATAATCATTGTAAGGAACACtagaaagacaaagaagaatctACCTCCCGGACCCCCAAGACTTCCTATTATTGGAAACTTGCACCAATTGGGATCTAAACCTCATAGTTCAATGTTCAAATTATCCGAAAAATATGGACCTCTAATGGCTCTAAGGTTTGGAAGTGTGTCTACTGTTGTGGCTTCTACACCAGAGACAGTAAAGgaagttttaaaaacatttgacGCAGAATGTTGTTCGCGGCCTTATATGACTTATCCTGCAAGACTTACATacaatttaaaagatattggCTTTTGTCCCTACACCAAATATTGGAGGGAGGTACGAAAGATGACAGTTGTTGAACTCTACACTGCAAAAAGGGTACAATCATTTCAAcatacaagaaaagaagaagttgcaTCACTCGTTGATTTCATCACACAAGCTGCGTCATTGGAGAAACCGGTTAACTTGAACACGAAGTTAATGAAACTATCAGGAAGTGTGATTTGTAGAGTTGTATTTGGTATCAATCTTAAAGGAAGTAAACTTGAGAATCTTTATGAGGAAGTTATTCAAGGAACCATGGAGGTGGTGGGGAGTTTTGCAGCAGCAGATTACTTCCCGATCATTGGTAGAATCATCGATAGGATCACAGGGTTACATAGCAAATGTGAGAAGATTTTCAAGGCAATGGATGCATTTTTTGATCAATCTATAAAGCATCATCTAGAAGATGAGAGTATTAAGGATGATATCATTGACTTGCTCCTCAAGATGGAAAGGGGAGAGATTGAACTTGGGGAGTTTCAACTTACTCGAGACAACACCAAAGGAATTCTTTTC AATATTCTTAACGCTGGAATAGACACTTCTGCACAAGTTATGACATGGGTGATGACATATTTGATTTCAAACCCAAGAGTTATGAAGAAAGCGCAAGCCGAGGTGAGAGaagttataaaaaacaaagacgaTATCATTGAGGAAGATATAGAACGACTCGAATATCTGAAAATGGTAGTTAAAGAAACGTTTAGGGTATTACCGCTCGTTCCACTTCTAATTCCAAGAGAGGCTTCAAAAGATGTAAAGATTGGAGGTTATGACATTCCAAAGAAAACATGGATCCATGTCAACATATGGGCTATTCATAGGAATCCAAACGTTTGGAAAGATCCAGAAGCTTTCATCCCCGAGAGGTTTATGGATAACCAGATTGATTATAAGGGTTTGAACTTTGAGTTTTTGCCGTTTGGTAGCGGAAGGAGAATGTGCCCTGGTATAGGGATGGGTATGGCTTTGGTACACTTGACTCTTATCAATCTTCTTTACCGATTTGATTGGAAGCTTCCGGAAGGAATGGAGGTAGAAGATGTTGATCTTGAAGAATCATATGGACTTGTCTGTCCTAAGAAAGTTCCACTTCAGCTTATCCCGGTCCTTACCCAATGGagttga
- the CYP71B12 gene encoding cytochrome P450, family 71, subfamily B, polypeptide 12 (''cytochrome P450, family 71, subfamily B, polypeptide 12'' (CYP71B12); FUNCTIONS IN: electron carrier activity, monooxygenase activity, iron ion binding, oxygen binding, heme binding; INVOLVED IN: oxidation reduction; EXPRESSED IN: 9 plant structures; EXPRESSED DURING: LP.04 four leaves visible, 4 anthesis, LP.10 ten leaves visible, LP.02 two leaves visible; CONTAINS InterPro DOMAIN/s: Cytochrome P450 (InterPro:IPR001128), Cytochrome P450, E-class, group I (InterPro:IPR002401), Cytochrome P450, conserved site (InterPro:IPR017972); BEST Arabidopsis thaliana protein match is: ytochrome p450, family 71, subfamily B, polypeptide 11 (TAIR:AT5G25120.1); Has 1807 Blast hits to 1807 proteins in 277 species: Archae - 0; Bacteria - 0; Metazoa - 736; Fungi - 347; Plants - 385; Viruses - 0; Other Eukaryotes - 339 (source: NCBI BLink).): protein MSLWYIIVAFVFFSSMIIVRIIRKTKKNLPPGPPRLPIIGNLHQLGSKPHRSMFKLSETYGPLMSLKFGSVSTVVASTPETVKEVLKTFDVECCSRPNMTYPARVTYNLKDLCFSPYSKYWREVRKMTVVELYTAKRVQSFQHTRKEEVAALVDFIKQAASLEKPVNLNKKLMKLSGSVICRVAFGINLQGSKLENTYEEVIQGTVELVGSFAAADYFPVVGRIIDRITGLHSKCEKLFKAMDAFFDQSIKHHLEDEIIKDDIIDLLLKMERGETTLGEFQLTRDHTKGILANILNAGIDTSAQVMTWVMTYLISNPRVLKKAQAEVREVIKHKDDIIEEDIERLQYLKMVIKETFRINPLVPLLIPREASKDVKIGGYNIPKKTWIHVNIWAIHRNPNVWKDPEAFIPERFMDSQIDYKGLNFELLPFGSGRRICPGIGMGMALVHLTLINLLYRFDWKLPEGMKVADVDLEESYGLVCPKKIPLQLIPVLTQWT from the exons ATGAGTTTGTGGTATATCATTGTTGCATTCGTCTTCTTTTCATCTATGATCATTGTAAGGATCATtagaaagacaaagaagaatctACCACCCGGACCCCCAAGACTTCCTATAATTGGAAACTTGCACCAACTAGGATCAAAACCTCATCGTTCGATGTTCAAATTATCCGAAACATATGGACCTCTAATGTCCCTAAAGTTTGGAAGCGTGTCTACTGTGGTGGCATCTACACCAGAGACAGTGAAGGAAGTCTTAAAAACATTTGACGTAGAATGTTGTTCGCGACCAAATATGACCTATCCCGCAAGAGTTACGTACAATTTAAAAGATCTATGCTTTTCTCCTTATAGCAAATATTGGAGGGAGGTACGAAAGATGACAGTTGTTGAACTCTACACCGCAAAAAGGGTGCAATCATTTCAAcatacaagaaaagaagaagttgcagCCCTCGttgatttcatcaaacaagctgCTTCATTGGAGAAACCAGTTAACTTGAACAAGAAGTTAATGAAACTATCAGGAAGTGTGATTTGTAGAGTTGCATTTGGTATCAATCTTCAAGGAAGTAAACTTGAGAATACTTATGAGGAAGTCATTCAAGGAACTGTGGAGTTGGTGGGGAGTTTTGCAGCAGCAGATTACTTTCCGGTTGTTGGTAGAATCATCGATAGGATCACAGGGTTACATAGCAAATGTGAGAAGCTTTTCAAGGCAATGGATGCATTTTTTGATCAATCTATAAAGCATCACCTAGAAGATGAGATTATTAAAGATGATATAATTGACTTGCTTCTCAAGATGGAAAGGGGAGAGACTACACTTGGGGAGTTTCAACTTACTCGCGACCACACCAAAGGAATTCTTGCC AATATTCTCAACGCTGGAATAGACACTTCTGCACAAGTTATGACATGGGTGATGACATATTTGATTTCAAACCCAAGAGTTTTGAAGAAAGCGCAGGCCGAGGTGAGAGAAGTGATAAAACACAAAGATGATATcatagaagaagatatagaaCGACTCCAATATCTGAAAATGGTAATTAAAGAAACGTTTAGGATAAACCCACTTGTGCCACTTCTAATTCCAAGAGAGGCTTCAAAAGATGTAAAGATCGGAGGTTATAATATTCCAAAGAAAACATGGATCCATGTTAATATATGGGCTATTCATAGGAATCCAAACGTTTGGAAAGATCCAGAAGCTTTCATTCCCGAGAGGTTTATGGATAGCCAGATTGACTATAAAGGGTTGAACTTTGAGTTGTTGCCGTTTGGTAGCGGAAGGAGAATATGCCCTGGTATTGGAATGGGTATGGCCTTGGTTCACTTGACTCTTATCAATCTTCTTTATCGATTCGATTGGAAGCTTCCAGAAGGAATGAAGGTAGCAGATGTTGATCTTGAAGAATCATATGGACTTGTTTGTCCTAAGAAAATCCCACTTCAGCTTATCCCGGTCCTTACCCAATGGACTTGa
- the CYP71B13 gene encoding cytochrome P450, family 71, subfamily B, polypeptide 13 (''cytochrome P450, family 71, subfamily B, polypeptide 13'' (CYP71B13); FUNCTIONS IN: electron carrier activity, monooxygenase activity, iron ion binding, oxygen binding, heme binding; INVOLVED IN: oxidation reduction; LOCATED IN: endomembrane system; EXPRESSED IN: 13 plant structures; EXPRESSED DURING: 7 growth stages; CONTAINS InterPro DOMAIN/s: Cytochrome P450 (InterPro:IPR001128), Cytochrome P450, E-class, group I (InterPro:IPR002401), Cytochrome P450, conserved site (InterPro:IPR017972); BEST Arabidopsis thaliana protein match is: ytochrome p450, family 71, subfamily B, polypeptide 11 (TAIR:AT5G25120.1); Has 1807 Blast hits to 1807 proteins in 277 species: Archae - 0; Bacteria - 0; Metazoa - 736; Fungi - 347; Plants - 385; Viruses - 0; Other Eukaryotes - 339 (source: NCBI BLink).): protein MSLWYIIVVFVFFASIFIAKNTRKTKKNLPPGPPRLPIIGNLHQLGSKPHRSMFKLSEKYGPLVYLKLGKVPSVVASTPETVKDVLKTFDKDCCSRAFLTYPARISYNLKDLAFAPYSKYWKAVRKMTVVELYTAKRVKSFRNIREEEVASFVEFIKHSASLEEIVNLNQTLVKLSGSVICRVGFGINLEGSKLENTYEEVIHGTMEVLGSFAASDYFPVIGGIIDRITGLHNKCEKVFKGTDSFFDHCIKHHLEDGGSKDDIVDLLLKVERGEIGLGEFQFTRNHTKGILLDILLAGVDTSGHTITWVMTHLIKNPRVMKKAQAEVREVIKNKDNITEEDIEGLEYLKMVVKETLRINPLVPLLTPREASKDVKIGGYNIPKKTWIHVNIWAIHRNPNVWKDPEAFIPERFMDNQIDYKGLNFELLPFGSGRRICPGIGMGMALIHLTLINLLYRFDWKLPEGMEVEDVDLEESYGLVCPKKVPLELIPVLTQWT from the exons ATGAGTTTGTGGTATATCATAGTTGTGTTCGTCTTCTTTGCATCTATATTCATTGCAAAGAACacaagaaagacaaagaagaatctACCTCCCGGACCACCAAGACTTCCTATAATTGGTAACTTGCACCAATTGGGATCAAAACCTCACCGTTCGATGTTCAAATTATCTGAAAAATATGGACCTCTAGTGTACCTAAAGCTTGGAAAGGTACCGTCTGTTGTGGCCTCAACTCCAGAGACAGTGAAGGATGTCTTGAAAACGTTTGACAAAGATTGTTGTTCGCGAGCTTTTTTGACATATCCTGCAAGAATTTCATACAATTTGAAAGATCTTGCGTTTGCTCCCTATAGCAAATATTGGAAGGCGGTACGAAAGATGACGGTTGTCGAACTCTACACCGCGAAAAGGGTAAAATCGTTTCGAAatataagagaagaagaagttgccTCCTTCGTCGAGTTCATCAAACATTCCGCTTCGTTGGAGGAAATAGTTAACTTGAACCAAACGTTAGTGAAACTCTCTGGGAGTGTAATTTGTAGAGTTGGTTTTGGAATCAATCTTGAAGGGAGCAAACTTGAGAATACTTATGAGGAAGTCATTCATGGAACCATGGAGGTGCTAGGGAGTTTTGCAGCATCAGATTACTTCCCGGTTATTGGTGGAATAATCGATAGGATCACGGGGTTACATAACAAATGTGAGAAGGTTTTTAAGGGAACAGATTCATTTTTCGACCATTGTATAAAGCATCACCTAGAAGATGGTGGTAGTAAAGATGATATAGTTGACTTGCTGCTCAAGGTAGAAAGGGGAGAGATTGGACTTGGAGAGTTTCAATTTACTCGAAACCACACCAAAGGAATTCTTCTA GACATTCTTCTTGCTGGAGTAGACACTTCTGGCCACACAATAACATGGGTGATGACACATTTGATTAAAAACCCAAGAGTTATGAAGAAAGCACAAGCCGAGGTGAGAGAAGtgataaaaaacaaagacaatatcacagaagaagatatagaAGGACTCGAGTATCTGAAAATGGTGGTTAAAGAAACATTAAGGATAAACCCACTTGTGCCACTTCTAACTCCAAGAGAGGCTTCAAAAGATGTAAAGATCGGAGGTTATAATATTCCAAAGAAAACATGGATCCATGTTAATATATGGGCTATTCATAGGAATCCAAACGTTTGGAAAGATCCAGAAGCTTTCATTCCCGAGAGGTTTATGGATAACCAGATTGACTATAAAGGGTTGAACTTTGAGTTGTTGCCGTTTGGTAGCGGAAGGAGAATATGCCCTGGTATTGGAATGGGTATGGCCTTGATACACTTGACTCTTATCAATCTTCTTTATCGATTTGATTGGAAGCTTCCAGAAGGAATGGAGGTTGAAGATGTTGATCTTGAAGAATCATATGGACTTGTCTGTCCTAAGAAAGTTCCACTTGAGCTGATCCCGGTCCTCACTCAATGGActtga